In Bos indicus x Bos taurus breed Angus x Brahman F1 hybrid chromosome 1, Bos_hybrid_MaternalHap_v2.0, whole genome shotgun sequence, a single window of DNA contains:
- the RAP2B gene encoding ras-related protein Rap-2b — MREYKVVVLGSGGVGKSALTVQFVTGSFIEKYDPTIEDFYRKEIEVDSSPSVLEILDTAGTEQFASMRDLYIKNGQGFILVYSLVNQQSFQDIKPMRDQIIRVKRYERVPMILVGNKVDLEGEREVSFGEGKALAEEWSCPFMETSAKNKASVDELFAEIVRQMNYAAQPNGDEGCCSACVIL, encoded by the coding sequence ATGAGAGAGTACAAAGTGGTGGTGCTGGGCTCGGGCGGCGTGGGCAAGTCCGCGCTCACGGTGCAATTCGTGACCGGCTCCTTCATCGAGAAGTATGACCCCACCATCGAGGACTTCTACCGCAAAGAGATTGAGGTGGACTCATCGCCGTCGGTGCTGGAGATCTTGGACACGGCAGGCACAGAGCAGTTCGCATCCATGCGGGACCTGTACATCAAAAATGGCCAGGGCTTCATCCTCGTGTATAGTCTTGTTAACCAGCAGAGCTTCCAGGACATCAAGCCCATGCGGGACCAGATCATCCGCGTGAAGCGGTACGAGCGCGTGCCCATGATTCTCGTGGGCAACAAGGTGGACCTGGAGGGCGAGCGCGAGGTTTCATTCGGCGAGGGCAAGGCCCTGGCGGAGGAGTGGAGCTGCCCCTTCATGGAGACTTCGGCCAAAAACAAAGCCTCGGTGGACGAGCTGTTCGCCGAGATCGTGCGGCAGATGAACTACGCGGCGCAGCCCAACGGCGATGAGGGCTGCTGCTCGGCCTGCGTGATCCTCTGA